The genomic interval GCACACCGACAATGCCGACGAGTCGTGGGAGAAGCCGCCGCTGCAGGGACACGGGCTGTCGTTTCTCGTGGGCACCGAGAACGTCTTTCTCGCAAACGGGGAGATCTGGAAGCAGGCGCATCGCGCGATGCAGCCCCACCTCTCGGCCGCGGCCATTCAAGACGACGTGATGACGGCGCGCGTGTCGTCGATTCTCGACGCGCATCTCGACGCCCTGGCCCAACGCGCGGCAAAGGGGCCCGTGGAGGTCGACGTGCGTCCGGTGATGCAGCAGGCCACCCTCGATGTGGCGCTGCAGACGCTGCTCGGCACCACGCTCTCGAAGCCCGAGCTTGAGCGTGTGCAGCACGCCTTTGGCGTCGTGATGGAATGGCTCGGCAGCGAGACCCTCAATCCGACATCGGTCAGCCTCGGCAACCTGGCGGGCATCCTTCCTGGGGCGGGTGCCCTCAAGGAGGCGTACAAGACCCTCACCGATCTGGGCGATCGCATCATCGCGCAGCGGCGCGCCCAGCCCGGCGCGACCACAGATCTCCTCGACGGCCTGCTGCAGGCGCGCGATCCGGAGACCGGCGGTCCCTTCAGCGACGAGCGGCTGAGGAACGAGGTGCTCACCGTTCTGCTGGCCGGCCATGAGACCACCGCCACGCTGCTCAGCTGGAGCAGCGTGCTGCTATCGCGCACCCCCCGCGTACAGGCGCAGCTGCACGCCGAGGCCGACGCGGCTGCGGGGAAGCCGGCGACGTCGGCGACGCTCCAGGACATGACCGCCGTGCAGAACACCATCAAGGAGACCTTGCGTCTCTACACGCCGGCCTGGTTCCTGGTGCGACGCGCCAAGGCCGACACGACCATCGGCCCCCCGGATCGGGCCATCCCCGTGGCGAAGGGCACCACCGTGGTGATGAGCGTCTTCCACGCCCATCGCGATGAAGAGATGTATGGTGTGCGCAAGACCGGCTATCCGGCCGCCGAGTTCCATCCCGAGCGGTACCTCAACGCCAATCCGAAGACGTTCCCCTTCGGAGGCGGCGTGCGCATCTGCCTGGGGGTGCACCTCGCCCGTCTCGAGGCCGCGGCCATGCTCGCGGGCATGGCGCGTCGCTTCGACCTCGCGGCGGTGAGCGATGCCCCTGTGGGCGTGCGTTCAGACATCTCGGTGCACCCCTCCGACACGCGGGTGCGACTCTCGCTGCGCGCTTCGCAGCCGTCGCCCGCGGCACAGGCGTAAGCGACCGCTTCGACGCTCGCGGTCGAGAGGCGATCAGCAGGTCGCGAGGCAGGCCTGGCCTGGCTGTTTCAGCGTGCCCGCAGGTGCGCCAGGGCGTGCCCTCGAGATGTGTGCAGGCGCGACGCAGGGTGGACCCGAATGGGGGGCGGCGAGCACACGATGGGGAGAGGAAATGCGCGAGGCGCTGTTCGGACTCGAGCTGCTCTGGCACGACGCTGTCTCCGCTGCGGACACCGAGCACGCAGGGGCGATTCGCATCGCGGCGGCGCAGGTGCCGCAGGCTCTCGAGCGGCCCGTTCGCGCGCGCGGACTCTGGCAGGTGAGCGATGAGGGCGCCCTGTTCTGCATGCCGAGGTTGCTCCGCCTGCGGGTGGTGGGGGGGCAACGCGTTGACCATCAGCGCGAGGCGGGTGCCGGTGACGACGACCTGCGCGCCTTCGTGCTCGGCGCAGCGCTGCCCATGTTGCTTCAGCAGCGGGGCCTGCGGGTCTTGCGAGGCACTGCCGTCTCACTCGACGGGCAGGCGCTCGTGCTCATCGGGCCGTCGAGTGGGGGGAAGTCCACCGTCGGCGCGGCTCTTCTGCAGCAGGGGGCGCGTCTGGTGTCCGACGGCTGGGTCGTGGTCGTCCCACGCGACGGGCCTGCGGCGGGTTTCAGGTCGCAGTCTCGTCGGTCGTCGAGCGGGCCGTCCCGGTGCGGGCGTTCGCGGTGCTCGACGCGGTTCGAGGACGCGGTGAGGTGACTCGGCAGCACGGGCTTCAGCGCGTTGCGACCCTCAGCTCAGAATCGCCGCTGCTCGACCTGCAGCCACGATCCCACATCGCTGCCGTGATGCGCGACATGGGACGCGTGGTGGAACGCGTTCCGCTGCTGGGCATCCAGCGGGGCGACCTCACGGCGCTCGAGACCGCTCGCCGCCTGTCCGAGGCCAGCGGGCGATGAGCGATCCGTGCTGGCTCGTCTCCTACCCGAAATCGGGGAACACCTGGATGCGCGCATTGCTGCAGCAGTACATCGATGGGCCGTCGAACCCGCTCGATCTCAACCGGCTCGGGGGGGGAGGCTTCGTCCGCTCGCGGGCGGCCTTTGATGCCTGGTGCGGGGCGTGTTCCTCCGATATGACCGTGGATGAGATCGCCCTTCTCCTGCCCGCCTACTTCAAGCACCTGGCGAGCAACGATCTGCGCTACCCGTTCGTGAAAGCACATGGCGCCTGTCTGACGAACGGCGACGGTCAGCTCGTTTTCGGTCCGCCAGAGAGCACGCGTGCGGTGGTTCTCGTGCGCCACCCCGGCGACGTTGCGGTCAGCAGCACGCATCACTACGGCCTCGACCTCGATGGTGTGCTCGACCTCATGGCCACGCAGGACACTATGAGAACCTGCTCACAGACACCGCCGGCGAGCTCGAGCGGGTGCTGCGCTTCCTTGAGATTCCATCGGAGAAGGCGCGTGTCGAGCGTGCCGTGGAGATGTGCCGTCTCGAGCGGCTGCAGCATCTCGAGCGTGAACACGGGTTTGTGGAGCGATCCGTTCACGCGGCGCGGTTCTTCCGTCGCGGTGAGGCGGGGGAGTGGCAGCGCTGCTTCACACCGGCCCAGCGTTCCCGCCTTCGCGACGACCACGGCCTCGTGATGGAGCGGCTGGGCTACTCGGTCTGA from Pseudomonadota bacterium carries:
- a CDS encoding cytochrome P450, whose amino-acid sequence is ALEQRLALYGQIATPQPGPIDVSARAQTASSMALRTASVAGGAVGAALAKAPPLHAAPLPPRVGLLAFINGVRRHRRNPIGFFDALHGQHGQTFRVTLPTGSDLLFDCRPQALSAPLVHTDNADESWEKPPLQGHGLSFLVGTENVFLANGEIWKQAHRAMQPHLSAAAIQDDVMTARVSSILDAHLDALAQRAAKGPVEVDVRPVMQQATLDVALQTLLGTTLSKPELERVQHAFGVVMEWLGSETLNPTSVSLGNLAGILPGAGALKEAYKTLTDLGDRIIAQRRAQPGATTDLLDGLLQARDPETGGPFSDERLRNEVLTVLLAGHETTATLLSWSSVLLSRTPRVQAQLHAEADAAAGKPATSATLQDMTAVQNTIKETLRLYTPAWFLVRRAKADTTIGPPDRAIPVAKGTTVVMSVFHAHRDEEMYGVRKTGYPAAEFHPERYLNANPKTFPFGGGVRICLGVHLARLEAAAMLAGMARRFDLAAVSDAPVGVRSDISVHPSDTRVRLSLRASQPSPAAQA